The DNA region GACGCGGGGACCTACCGTGGCCAGCGGAGAGACTTCCCCCAGGACAACCGGCTCCAGCCGCTCCTCGAGATAGCGGGCGAGACGCGGCAGCACTTCCCAAACGCGAGAGATCCCCTGAAACAAGGAGGCGTGGCTCGTCCGCGCAAGGTCGAGAAGCTTTTCAGGGGAAAAGGGGGAGATCTGCTCGGGCATGATCGCTCCCTTAAAAAAGATTCCTCCATCGGCTCGCAAGAAGATTCGCCCGGAACTTGCGCGGATCTCGGAAGCTCCCCGACAAAAAAAAACAGGGTGAAAATGGATTGACGGGTGGTAAGGAGTGGAGAAAAGTGGTGCAGAACGGGGGGGCGGATGCCCCGATGAACGCGACCTACACCGATGCCTTCGAGCACGCCTTCGATGACAAGGGGCGGATAACCATCCCCTCGGAGTGGAGGCAGGAGGGCTATGAGAGTCGGCTCTTCGCCTTCCCGTCCCGTTCGAAGTGCCTCAAGGTCTATCCGGAGAGCTGGCTGGGACGGCTCCGGGAGCGGGTTGCCGGCCTTTCCTTCCAAGACCCGTTGCGGCGGCAGCTCGAGGCGTTGGCCCGCATCGCCCAGATGGTGAGCTGGGACCAGCAGGGAAGGATCGGGATCAAAGAGCGCTTGCGCCGCCAGGCCGGCCTCCGCCGCGATGCGGTGCTGGCCGGCTGCTTCGATCATTTTGAGATTTGGAGCACGGAAGCGTGGCGGGCGTTGCAGCTCGGGCCGACGACCTTGGAAGATGTGTTGGAGAAGACGGGGTTTTAAATCAATGGCCGGCGGATCCTGGCTGGGAAGGACGGGAAGTCATGAGAGAGCTTCAGTCGGCGAAGGGAGTGACGGACCGGCGACAGCATGAGCCGGTCCTGCTGCGCGAGCTGCTGGCGGCGGCCGAGCCCGCAGAAGGGGAGCGTTGGATCGACGGCACCTTCGGGTTCGGCGGTCATGCCGCCGCCTTGCTGGAGCGCGGCTGCGTCGTCTTGGCGATTGATCGCGATCCCTCGGCGGCACCGAGGGCGGCGCTCCTTCAAGAGACCTGGAGGGATCGGCTCCGCTTCGTCCCCGGCAATTTCGCGGACATGGCGGAAGCCGCCCGCGCTGCGGGCTGGCAGTCGGTGGATGGCGTGCTCCTCGATCTGGGAATTTCGTCGGGGCAGCTGGACGACCCATCCCGGGGGTTCAGCTTCCGCTGGGACGCCCCGCTCGACATGCGCATGGACCCCTCGGACCCGCGGACCGCCGTCGACCTCCTGCACGAGCTCGACGAGTTGGATCTGGCGCGTCTCTTTGCGGTGACGACCCGCCCGGCCGAGAGCCGCCGCTTGGCCCGCGCCGTGGTGCGGGCCCGTGAACGGGGCCGGCTGCGGACGACCGGAGACCTGGTCGCGGCAATCGGAGCGGCTCGGCCTTCCCGGAGGCGCGTCCATCCGGCGACGAGGGCTTTTCTGGCTCTCCGGATCGCGGTCAACGACGAGCTGGGCTCGCTGGAGCGGGCCTTGCCGGCGGCCCTGCGTTTGTTGGCTCCCGGCGGGAGGCTTGCCGTGATCAGCTTCCAGTCGGAGGAGGACCGCCGCGTCAAACATTTCCTTCGGGAGCATCGGCAGCGGGGGTCCGGAGCCGAAAAGATCTCCGGGGCGCCGGGGGGGTTCGCGCGGGAGGCCCGGTTTCTCCCGTCCGGCGAGGAGATTGCGCGGAATCCGCGCTCGCGGAGCGCCCGCCTGCGCATCGGTTGGAAGGAAAGGACGGAGGAATTATGAGAGGAAGAAATCAAATGCGGCATCTCGAGCCGTTCCCGTTGACTACGCTGGGCGGGTGGCTGCTCGCGCTTCTGTTTCTAGCGGGAGTGGGCATCTGCTTTCTTTCTGTCAAGAATCGTGTCGCGCGGCTCTCCCTGGAAGTGGCGCGCGCCGAAAAGGATCTCAACCAGTGGAAAAAGCGGAACATGCGCGTGGCGGTGGGGATTGCGCGGGCGAGCTCCGCCGCGGAGCTGGAACGGAGGATCGCTGCCTGGCATCTGGGTCTGATCAAGACGAGCGAGCTCGAAGTGGTTCGCATGGAAGAAAACAAGCGCCCTGACGCCCTTGCGGAAACAACAGGGAAGGCGAGCCCGCCATTACCATGAAAACCCGTCAGCGCTCGCTTTGGGTCCTGGTCCTGCTCGCCTTCGGATTCACGGTGGTCTCGCACCGGCTCATCCAGCTCCAGCTCGTCGAGCACCCGAAGTACGCGCGCCTGGCGATGCTTAACCACTGCGCCCGTGTCGAACTGCCGGCGCATCGGGGGATGATCGTCGACGTTCATGGCACCCCGCTCGCCCAGAGTCAGGCTGTTTACGAGGTGCGGCTCGACGGAAAGAACCTTCTCGATCCGGAACGGGTCCTTCCGAGGCTCGAAAGCTTGCTCGGCCTGGAGCTGGGCACGCTTTCCCGCTCTTTCCGGCCGAGCGAGAGATATCGGCTGCTTGCCAAGCGGGTGGGCGAGGATGTCGTTCAGAAGCTGAACAGCTTCGAGCAAGAAAAGCTGCGGGAGTGGCGGGCGCAGGGCAAGAATCCGGAGCCCTTCCTCCTTTTCCACGAGGATTTTATCCGCGTTTATCCCAACGGGCGGGAGGCCGCGGCCGTCGTCGGACTGGTGGACGCGGAAGGAAAGGGAGTATCGGGTGTGGAGCGCGCCTTCGACCGGCAGCTTCGCGGCTCTCCGGGGGAGCGCTGGATCGAAAAGGATGTCCTCGGTAGGGAAATTCCGGTGTATCGTCGCTTCAACGTCAATCCCGTCGACGGTGCGACGGTTCGGCTGACCATCGATTTGACGATCCAGCACATTCTGGAACAAGGATTGGACGAGCTGGATCGCGAATACCGGCCCAAGGCGATCTGCTCGGTCGTGATGCGGCCGTCGACGGGCGAAGTGCTGGCCATGGGTGTCCGGCCGACCTTCGACCCGAACGACGGAGAGCACGTGCGGCCCGAGCTTTTGCGCAACCGGTGCTTGACCGACCCGGTGGAGCCCGGGTCGATCTTCAAGATCGTCACGCTCGCCGGGGTCCTCGAGGAAAAGCAGGTGACCCTCAACACGCTGATCGACTGCGAGAACGGAGCCTTTTCCTATGCCGGCTACCTCCTGCATGACAGCCATCCCTGCGGGACGCTCACCGTCCGTGAGGTGACAGCCAAGTCGAGCAACATCGGTTTCGCCAAGTTGGGAATCGCCCTGGGCCCGGCTCGGCTCTACCGCTTCGCGCGCGCCTTCGGAATCGGCTCCCCGACGGGGATATTGCCGTTGCAGGGCGAGTCGGCGGGCCTGCTCCGTCCTCCGTGGCAGTGGTCGAAGCTCTCGATCAGCCGCATCCCCATGGGACAGGAGGTGATGGTCACCCCGATCCAGATGGCGCAAGCGATGTCGGTGATCGCCAACGGCGGGATCTTCATGAAACCGATGCTCGTCCGCGGGTGGATTTCTCCCGAGGGAAAGCCGATCTCCTACGTCGCCCCCCAGCAGGTGCGGCGCGTCATCTCGGAAAGGACGGCGCGCTGGGTGTCGCTGGCGCTGGCCAGCGTGGTAGCAAAAGGGGGTACCGGAACGAAGGCGGCCGTGCCCGGATACACGGTGGCGGGAAAGACGGGGACCGCGCAGAAGGCGGTCGGCGGGAGCTACGGGCACAACCGGTACGTCTCTTCCTTCGTCGGCTACATGCCGGAGGAGGATCCCCAGTTCGTGCTGCTGATCATGGTAGATGAACCCAAAGGGAGCCACTACTATGGCGGCGAGGTCGCCGCGCCGGCGTTCCGTTCGATGGCCTCGCAAATCGCCGAAGCCTTGGGCATGGTGCCGAGGAGCGCCCCGGCAAGGGCGGCACACGGAGGATCGTTGTGAAGCTCTGGAATCTGCTGGCCGCCGTCGAGGCCCGTGAGGTGTCGGGGGAAGGAGACCCCTTGGTGCTCGGGCTCTGCTACGATTCGCGGCTTGTAAAGCCGGGGGATCTCTTCTTCGCCTGGCACGGCGCCAAAGTCGACGGGCATCGGTTCGTGCCGGAGGCCGTCGGCAAGGGAGCCGTCGCGGTCGTAGGCGAGAAGGAACCAAAGCGGGTCTCGGCCCCGGTCCCTTATGTCCGCGTGGATAACGCCCGCGCGGCGCTGGCTAGGATGGCCGACCGGTTCTTCGACCACCCGAGCGGCTCGATGGACATCGTCGGGGTCACGGGGACCAATGGGAAGACGACGACCTCTTTCCTCCTCCACCACATTCTCGAGCGGTCGGGCCGGAAGTGCGGCCTCGTCGGCACGGTGCGCTATTCGCTCGGGGGGCGGACACTTCCCGCGTCCCGCACGACCCCCGAGGGGAGCGATCTGCAAAAGCTGCTCTCCGAAATGCGGGAAGGCGGCTGCCGCGCCGCCGTCCTGGAGGTCTCTTCGCACGCGCTGGCTCAGGGGAGAGTGGAGGGAATCGATTTCACGGTCGGAGTCTTCACCAACTTGACCTCGGATCATCTCGATTTCCATGGAAGCCGGGAACGTTATGCGGCCGCCAAGGCGTTGCTTTTCGAGCGCGTCGCCTCTTCGGAGAAGCGCGAGGGCGGGGCCGCGGTGCTCAATGCGGACGACTCCGCCTGGCGGGCTCTCGACGCGGTTCCACGACGGCCGAAGACGGTCCTCCTCTACAGCGCGCAGGGAGTGCCCGGCGCCGATTTTCGAGCCGAGGAAGTCCGCAAGGACGCTTCCGGAAGCTCGTTCCGCTTGCGGTATCCCGGCGGATCCCTGCCTGTCCGCGTCCCTCTGCTGGGATCCTTCAACGTGGAAAACGTGCTGGCCGCCTTCGCCGCCGCCTCCGCTCTCGGCATCTCCCCTCCGGAGACCGCCGGGGCCCTTGCGGACTTTCCCGGGGTGCCGGGTAGGATGGAACGCTTCGGCTCCCGCGACGGGGTTATCGCGGTGGTCGACTACGCCCACACGGAGGATGCTCTGCGGAAGACACTGGAGGCCCTGCGGGAGCTGGCGCCGAAAAGGCTCGCTGTGGTCGTCGGCTGCGGAGGGGACCGCGACCGGACTAAGAGGCCGAAGATGGCCGCGGCGGCCTGCGAGCTGGCCGACCGGGTCGTTTTCACCTCCGACAATCCCCGAAGCGAATCGATCGAACGGATCTTCGCGGACATGGCCGAAGGCGTGCCTGCGGACCGGCGGCCCGCGTGGATTCCGGATCGCCGGCTCGCGATCGAGCTGGCTTTGCGGGATGCCCAGCCGGGGGAGCTGATCTGCATCGCCGGGAAGGGACATGAAACGACGCAGGAAGTCCATGGCGTCTTTCACCCCTTCGACGACCGAACCATCGTAAGCCGGATCCTGGCGGAGAGGCACTAGAAGAATATGGAGCCGTGTTCTCTCGAGAGAATCGAGGAGTGGAGCGGAGGACGTCGCGAGCGCGGAGACCCCGGAATCCGGATTTCCCGGGTCCATACCGATTCACGGACCGTCCAGCCCGGCGACTGCTTCTGGGCCCTTTCGGGACCGAACTTCGACGGCCACGATTTCCTCGAGGAGGCGTTCCGGCGCGGCGCCCGGGCGGCGGTCGTCGCCCGGTCCCCGGACCGGCTTTCCTTGCCCGCTGACGCGGGTATGGTGGTCGTCGCCGACACGCTCGCCGCCCTGCAGGAATTCGCCCGTCACTACCGCCGCACGCTTCCTGCAAAAATCGTGGCGGTGACGGGGAGCAGCGGAAAGACGACGACCAAGGAGTTGATCCTGGCGGTCCTGCGGAGCCGCTTTCCGGTTCTCGGGAATGCGGGCAATCGGAACAATCAGATCGGATTGCCTCTGGCGATTCTGGATTTCTCCGCGGGGATCGCCTTCGGAGTCCTCGAGATGGGAACCAACCATCCCGGCGAGATCGCGCGTCTTGCCGCCGTCGCCTCTCCCGATATCGGTGTCCTCACCAATATCGGGCTAGCCCATGTCGGTTACTTCGGAAGCCAAAAAGCGATCGCCGAGGAAAAGGCGGCCCTTTTGGCCGCGCTCCCCCCGGACGGTTGGGCCGTTCTTCCGGACGAGGACGAATGGATTCGTCGGGTGGCCGATCGCTGCCGGGGTAGAATAGCCTGGGTCGGCTCCGGTTCCGAAGCGCTCTGGCGGGCACGGCGGATCGAGATGCGGGAAGGCGGGATCCACTTTCTGCTCCAAGGGGAAGAGGGAGAGCTGCCGGTCCAGCTGCGGACGGCCTCGCGAGCGGTCGTCACCGACGCCTTGCTGGCCGCGGGAGTGGGCAAGCTTGCCGGAGTGCCCGCGCGGGAGATTGTTGCGGCGCTGGAGCGGGCCGCCTATCCGGCGCACCGGATGGAGATCCACTCCCTGGCGGACGGATGGGTCATCGACGACAGCTACAACGCCAACCCGGATTCGGCGCTGGCGGCGCTGCGTGCCCTTCTCGAGTTCCCCAAGGGCGGAAGGAGAGGGGTCGTGCTCGGTTCGATGGGGGAGCTCGGGGAACAATCTCAGGCCCTGCATGAACGCTTGGGACGGAGCGCCGGTGCGTTGCCGATCGGCTTTTTGATCGTCGTAGGTCCGGAAGCGGATAGCTTGGCCCGGGGAGCGGCGGCCGGCGGCCTTCCGGAGGAAAGGATACGCCGGTGCGCCACCGCCGACGAGGCGATGCGCGCGTTGGACGGCTTGCGGCGATCCGGAGATGTGATCCTGGTAAAAGGCTCCCGATTTCTCGGGCTGGACCGCTTGGTGCGCGCTCTGAGGTAGCGGCGGCGAGCAAAACGATGGCGAGGCGCAGGGAGAAGGCCGGGAAGAGGTGAAAGGAGTTGCACGGTGCTCTACTACCTACATTGGCTCTCAGGAAGCTTTATCGGATTTAACGTATTCCGCTACATCACGTTCCGATCGACGGCGGCGGCGCTGACCGCTCTCTTCATCTCTTGGATCTTCGGGCCGCCCATGATCGCCATGCTGCGGCGCCTGAAGATGGGCCAGCCGATTCGCGGCAAGGAAGAGGTGAGACATCTGGCCGACCTCCACGGGGGCAAGGCCGGCACGCCCACGATGGGGGGGCTGTTGATTCTTTCGGCCCTCGTCGGCAGTTGCCTGCTGTGGGCGGTGCCGACGAACCGGTTTCTCTGGATCTGCCTGGGCGGGACCCTGGCGCTCGGAGCCCTCGGCTTCTGGGATGATTATCTCAAGGTTGTGCAGAAAAAATCGGCGGGCATTCCGGGGCGCATCAAACTGCTGGTCCAGGCCGCGGTCGCCCTGATCGCCGGAGTGCTTCTCCTCGGAAATTCCGAAAGCGGAAGGGAAGCGAGCAAGGTGGCGGTGCCGTTTTTAAAATCGATCTCCCGGATCGAGCTCGGATGGGCGGCCCTTCCGTTCTTTCTGCTGGTGGTGATGGGCTCGTCGAACGCGGTCAACCTCACCGACGGCCTCGACGGATTGGCGATCGGCTGCTCGATCGGCGTGGCGCTGGTTTTCGCGATTTTCGCGTACGTGGCGGGCCGTCCCGATTGGAGCGCCTATCTGTACGTGCCGCACGTGCGGGGCGCGGACGAACTGGCCGTCTTTTGCGCGGCGCTTCTTGGGGCCAGCATCGGCTTTCTCTGGTACAATTGCCATCCGGCCGAAGTGTTCATGGGAGATACCGGATCCTTGGCCCTCGGGGGGGCTTTCGGCCTGGTCTCGATTTCCATCGGTCAGGAGCTCCTCCTGGTCGTCGCGGGAGGCATCTTCGTCGTCGAAGCCCTTTCGGTCATGATCCAAGTCGCCTCGTTTCGGCTGACGGGAAAGAGGGTGTTCGCCATGGCGCCCCTGCACCACCATTTCGAGCTGAAGGGCTGGGGGGAATCGAGAGTGACGGTCCGTTTCTGGATCTTGAGCCTGCTTTGCGGCCTCTTGGCTCTTTCGAGCCTCAAGCTCCGATGAGGACGTGCGAAGAAAAAAAGGGCAGCGGATGAGAAGAAAAATACGGTCGTCGGCGAAAGTGCTGCGCTGGAAGCCATCCGGTGCCCCTGTCCCGAGCGGAGCGACGGATTCCTCTCCGAGTTCTACGGACCTCGTGCAGCAAGAGCTCCCGCTGAAGGAAGGAACGGCCGGGCTGCGGGTGATCACGGTCATCCTGGCCGTAATGCTCCTTCACGTGCTCTTCATCGGCGGCGTCGCGCTCTATCACCTTTTGCGCGGCGAAGGGAAACTGGCTGCGGGCGGGAGCGCGGCAGCCAAGGCCCCGGCGGCGGTCGCCGCCGATGCCTCCCGGGCTCGCCCGGGAGGGAGGCCGGAAGAAGGATCGCCGAAAGCGGCCTCGGCCGCGCCCGCTTCAGCTTTGGCCCGGGAAGCGGCGAAGGGGCAGACCGATGCCCCGGCGCTGTCGATTGCCCGGGATTCGGAAAGAAAAAAGGGGGGCGGGAAGCGGCTTCGGCGGGCCTCCTTCCAAGGAAACGGAGAGGCCGATACTTCGGCGGCGGCTTCCGCCAACGGGCTGCGGGCCGAAGCGGCCGCGCCCCGGGTCTATCGGGTTGTGCGGGGTGACAGCCTCTGGCGGATCGCTCGTCGATTCCACGTCGGACTCGACGACCTGATGAAGGCGAATCAACTGACTCCGGCGAGCAAGCTGCAGATCGGACAGGAGCTTCGGATTCCTGCGGAGAAGGCAAATCGCGGCCGCCGGAGCGGCGGCCTGGCCGGGGGATAAGCCGGATCGGGAAGCGAAGGAAAGGGTTGCAAGGGTGAGGGAAAGGCAGCTTCACCGCTGGGCCGCTTACGCGCTCGTTTTCATCGCGTTCGCGCTCATAGGGTTGGGATTGATCGCGCTCTACAGCGTGGCCGGCCGGTTCGTGGGCGAGAAGGATGCTTCTCTTCTTCCGCTGGTCGAGCGGCAGCTCTGCTGGATCGGGATCGGCATCGGAGCGGGTGTGGCTCTGGCGCGCATCGACTATCACTGGTTCCTGCGGCGTTCCACGGCGCTGCTCGGCTTGGGACTCTTCCTGCTCCTGCTCTGCTTCCTTCCCGGAATCGGCCACCGGGTGCACGGTTCTGCGCGCTGGATCGGCCTCGGGCCGTTGGTTTTGCAACCCTCGGAGCCCCTCAAGTGGTGCCTCTGCCTCTTCGCCGCATCCCAGTTGGGAAGCCCGCCAACCCGGCGGGCGGAGCAATGGCGGCGGTACGCGACGGTTCTCGCCGTGACGCTCGTCCTCGCCGGCATTCTGGTTTTTGCTCGCGATCTCGGAAGCGCCGCCCTCTACCTGACCCTGGCCGCCGTCATCCTGGTGATCGCCGGAGTGCCGCTCTGGCTGATCGGACCGGGCTGCTTGGCGGCCGCCGGCGGTATTCTCGGAGTGGCTCTGAGCATTCCCGAGCGTAGGGCCAGGTTGCTCGCCTTTTGGGACATGGAAAGCGATAAGCAGGGCAAGGCCTATCAGGTCTGGCAGGCTCTTGTCGCCCTCGGTTCCGGAGGAGTCACCGGCCTGGGATTGGGGAACAGCCGGCAGAAGATGTACTATCTGCCTGAAGCCACGACCGATTTCATCTTTCCCATCCTTGGGGAGGAGCTCGGTCTTTGGGTGACCTTGGGCGTGGTGTTGGCCTATCTGGCGTTCACCCTATGCGGCGGCTGGATCGCGCTTTTCGCTCCCGACGCAGAGGGATTGCTGCTCGGCATGGCACTGATCGTCCTCATCTCGATCCAGGCCATCGCCAACCTGGGAGTGGTCACGGGTCTCCTGCCGAACAAAGGATTGCCTTTGCCTTTCATCAGCTATGGAGGCTCGAATATGTTGTTCTGCCTGATGGCCCTAGGCACTCTTCTCAACATCCATCGGCAGGGAGGCAAGGGGTCGGCGTTTTCTGTCGAGTCCCGCGGCGCGCAGCGCAGCGTGCGGCTATGAGCGAGCGGAGCGTCGTCATCGCCTGCGGAGGCACGGGCGGGCATTTGCTGCCCGGAATCGCCGTCGCCGAGGAGCTGCGGCGGAGAGGCAAAGAGATTCTCCTGCTCCTTTCCGAGAAGCAGATCGACCGGACGGCATTGGAGGGAGAGGAGAAGTTCCCGTGGGAAACCCTCCCCGCCATCGGCTGGCCTGGGGGCCTTTCCGGGAAGACCCCGGCATTTTTCTGGAGGCTCGGATCCAGCTGGCGGAAGTGCGGGAGCCTCTTCCGCCGCTTGGCTCCCGGGGCGGTTCTCGGGATGGGGGGGTTTATCAGCGCCGCACCGCTTCTCGTCGCCAAGAGACGGCAAATTCCGACGCTGCTTCACGAGTCGAATGCCGTCCCCGGCCTGGTGACGCGCATCCTGAGCCACAAGGTCGATCGCGTCCTTCTCGGCTTCCCGGAATGCAAGAAGCGTCTGCCGGGAATTCCGTCGATCGTGACAGGGACTCCGCTCCGCGCCCGGCTTCGGAGGGTCCCGCGCGACGAGGCGGCCAAGGCGCTCGGTGCGGCCCCCGATCGCTCGACGATACTGGTCCTGGGCGGCAGCCAGGGGGCGCATGCCTTGAACCGGCTTTTAGGGGACGCCGCGCCCGCGCTCGCGCGAGGGGGGAGCCCGGTCCAAGTGCTCCATCTATCCGGTCCGGCGGATCGGGAGGCTTGCGCGGCCGCCTATCGGGCGCAGGGAATTCCCGCCGTGGTCGAGAGCTTTTCCCATAGGATGGATCTCTTCTACAGCCTGGCCGATGTGGCGGTCGCCCGCGCCGGGGCCGCCACCCTGGCGGAAGTCGCCTTCTATGCATTGCCGGCTATCCTGGTCCCTTTTCCGTTTGCCGCCGACGACCATCAGCGTATCAATGCGAAAGCTTTCGTGGCGGCGGGAGCGGGCCTGGCCTACGATCAGGCTGCCTTGTCCGGAGAAATCCTGGCGGAAAGGCTTCTGGAAATCCTGCGCGACGAGAGGCGGCGGCGGGCGATGGCTGCAGCGGCGGCCGGCTTGGCTCGGCCGGAGGCGGCGAAGGCGGTCGCGGATGAGGTGGAAAAATGCATGCAACATTGACCGGTTCCTGGAACGGCCTTCTCAGTCGGCCCTGTCGCATCCACCTTGTCGGAGTAGCAGGCTCCGGTGTCGGTCCCCTCGCCCGCCTCCTGCTGCTCCAAGGGCATCAGGTATCCGGATCGGACCTGCGCCGGACACCCGCCGTCGCCGAGCTCGAGCGGATGGGGCTGCGCTTCTTTCTCGGACACGACGGCGATCTGCCCGAAGGGGTGGAGCTTCTGGTCTATTCGTCAGCCGTCCGCGAGGACAACCCGGAGCGCCGGATCGCCGCGGCACGGGGGATTCCGAGCGTGCGGAGGGCCGACTTGCTCCGGGAGCTTTGCCGGACCAAGAAGTCGGTCGTCGTCGCGGGGATGCACGGAAAGACGACGACGACGGCCCTCCTCGCCCATATCCTCCGGCGGAGCGGTTGGGAGCCTTCCTACTACGTCGGTGGGGATGCGCCGGTGCTCGGCGCGAGCGCGGACTGGGGCAAAGGGGACTACATGGTTGTCGAAGGCGACGAGAGCGACGGCACGCTGGCTTTGTTTGAACCCTCCCACGCGGTCCTCTTGAACGTGGAGGAGGAGCATCTGGATTTCTATCCGGGCATGGAGGCGATCCTCGAGGTCTTTGCCGCCTTTCTGGACCGGTGCACGGGCAAGATCGTCTATTGCGCGGATGATCGGCATGCCTCGCTGCTCAATGCGGGGCGAAGCAATGCGGTAGGCTATGGATTTGGCCCGGCGGGCCGGTACCGAGCCGAGCGGGTCGAGCTGGGGCCGTTCGAGAGCACGTTTCTGCTGGTTGCCGGGGGAGAGCCCCTCGGGAAGGTTCGAGTACCGCTGCCCGGAAGGCAAAACGTCCAGAATGCCTTGGCCGGAATCGCCATGAGCCTGGAGCTGGGGCTGCCTTTCGCCGATGTCGCTCCGGCCACGGCGAGCTTCCGGGCGGTCAAGCGACGCTTCGAGGTACTCTTTTCCGGGCCGTCTTTCCTGATCATCGACGACTACGCGCATCATCCCACCGAGATTCGGGCGACCTTGGCCACCGCCGCGATAGCGCGCCGGGAGCGGGTTGTGGCACTTTTCCAGCCGCATCGCTATTCGCGCGCCCGCGGGCTGGAAAAGGACTTCGCAACGGCCTTCGGCGAAGCGGATCTGGTGTTGGTGACGGACATCTACGGAGCGGGTGAGTGTCCCATCGAGGGCGTGAGCCCGGAACGGCTGGCGCAAAAGATCGCCGAAGGGAGCGGGGTCAAAACCCTTTTCGCCCGCAGCATCGCGGAAGCGAAGAAGCTGGCGGCTGCCAACTTGCGGCCGGGAGATCTTTTGCTGGCGCTGGGGGCCGGAGACGTGCACCGTGTCGCCCGGGCGCTGGCTGCGCAATGCGCCCTCTACGAGGAGCTGCGCCGATCTCTGTCGTCCTCGGCGGTTCTCTCCCTTGAGGAAAACCTGGGGTCCCATACCTCGTCCGGCCTGGGGGGCGCGGCGGAATTCTGGTGCGAGCCCGCCTGCCGGGAGGACCTCCGCCGGCTGATCGAAATCGCCGCTCGCGAGAAGCTGCCTCTGACGGTTCTCGGCAGCGGCGCGGGCAGCTTGATCCGGGACGGAGGCGTCCGCGGCGTCTGTGTGAGCCTCCGCCATCCCGCCTTTTGCCGGGTGGAGTCGGACGGCGGTCGAATCGCCGCCGGCGGCGGAGTGCTTCTTGACCGGCTGGCCGCAGAAACCGCCCGCTGCGGAATCGACGGGTTTTCTTTCCTTTCCGGTCTTCCCGGCACGCTCGGTGCATGGCTGGCGGCCGGCACGGGAGCCGGGAGGCGGCGGCTCGTCAACAGGCTGGAAGAGGTGGTCCTGATCGATCGAACCGGCAGGTGGCACACCCTCGACCGGGCGGAGATCGAATCCTGGCCGGATGAGGGGCCCGGGTGCCCGCCCGGCATCATTGTCGGCGTACGCTTGCGGAGCACTCCCTTCCGGGCGGACGAAGCTTTTTGGTCGCCGGCGGCGGATGGCGCCGGGGACGGAGGCTCCCCGCGGAACGGTCGGCGGCTCGACGGGGTTTTGCGGTTTCCGCCGGGGGCGGACGTCCGGCGGCTTTGGAAAGGATTGGGCCCGGATTCCCTTGCCGTCGGGGGAGCTTGGATCGATCCCCGGTTCCCGAATCGGATCTGGTTGCGGGAGGGAGCTAGATCGGCGGACGTGGTCGCGCTCCTGGAAACAATCCGGAAGCGGCTGGGTGAGGAAATGGGTGTCGAGCCGGCTTTCGGCCTCGTCCTTGTCGGAGAAGAGGAGAGTTCGTGAACGGGAAGCTACGGGTGGTTGTTCTTGCGGGAGGCCCTTCGCGGGAAAGGGACGTTTCGGTGCAAACGGGACGGGCGGTGACGGCGGCTCTGCGGGGATTGGGCTATCCGGTCGAAGAGGTCGATCCGAAAGACGGCGACGTCTCGATTCCCGACGGAACCGACATCGTGTTTCTCTGCCTGCATGGAACCTTCGGGGAGGACGGGCAGATCCAGAGGCTGCTTCTGCGGAGGGGAGTCCCGTTCACGGGGAGCGGAGCCGACGCGAGCGAGCGGGCTTTCGACAAGTCGTGGAGCAAGGAGATTTTCCGTAAAGCGGGCGTGCCGACCCCGAGCTGGACGCTGGTACGGTCCGCCGAGAAGCTCCCGCTTCCGCTTCCCTTCGTGCTCAAGCCCGCGCGGCAGGGCTCGAGCATCGGAATCAGCTGCGTCTTCGACGAGAAGGACTTTCCGGAAGCCTTCGCCCGGGCGGCGAG from Methylacidimicrobium sp. AP8 includes:
- a CDS encoding D-alanine--D-alanine ligase, whose translation is MNGKLRVVVLAGGPSRERDVSVQTGRAVTAALRGLGYPVEEVDPKDGDVSIPDGTDIVFLCLHGTFGEDGQIQRLLLRRGVPFTGSGADASERAFDKSWSKEIFRKAGVPTPSWTLVRSAEKLPLPLPFVLKPARQGSSIGISCVFDEKDFPEAFARAAREDHLVVAEAYVEGRELTVGILGEDILPIVEIRPKAGFYDYRNKYTAGASEYLCPAPLPAGLSASVAAVARSAYRSLGCTVYGRVDLLLDRSGNPWVLEVNTIPGMTETSLLPKAAQAAGIAFPQLCEQILLLSWNGWNRE